From the Lolium rigidum isolate FL_2022 chromosome 2, APGP_CSIRO_Lrig_0.1, whole genome shotgun sequence genome, one window contains:
- the LOC124686874 gene encoding transmembrane protein 258-like isoform X2 yields MAAVSSPVPVSWYPALAVLTVAVGLMLTASFFIYEATSSTRSRSLAKEITTAAVASVFLGFGSLFVLLASGVYV; encoded by the exons ATG GCGGCGGTCTCGAGCCCGGTGCCGGTGTCCTGGTACCCCGCGCTGGCCGTCCTCACGGTCGCCGTCGGCCTCATGCTCACCGCCTCCTTCTTCAT TTATGAAGCGACCTCATCCACGCGCAGCCGAAGCTTAGCCAAGGAGATCACCACCGCAGCTGTCGCTTCCGTTTTTCTG GGTTTTGGATCTCTCTTCGTTCTCCTCGCAAGTGGTGTTTATGTCTGA
- the LOC124686874 gene encoding transmembrane protein 258-like isoform X1 codes for MQAAVSSPVPVSWYPALAVLTVAVGLMLTASFFIYEATSSTRSRSLAKEITTAAVASVFLGFGSLFVLLASGVYV; via the exons ATGCAGGCGGCGGTCTCGAGCCCGGTGCCGGTGTCCTGGTACCCCGCGCTGGCCGTCCTCACGGTCGCCGTCGGCCTCATGCTCACCGCCTCCTTCTTCAT TTATGAAGCGACCTCATCCACGCGCAGCCGAAGCTTAGCCAAGGAGATCACCACCGCAGCTGTCGCTTCCGTTTTTCTG GGTTTTGGATCTCTCTTCGTTCTCCTCGCAAGTGGTGTTTATGTCTGA
- the LOC124686875 gene encoding eukaryotic initiation factor 4A-1-like has translation MTTRPTQICEEFNTYNEIYDSFTKMGLRENLLKGIYAYGLEKPSAVHQRGIVPLCKGLDVIQQSLYGTTVTLACGVLQRLDYGSAECQALVLVPTRDLAQETEKVIGALGQWLGVKAHACFGGTSVRGDNQFLSSSVQVIVATPGRVLDMLRRRALCPDNIRMFVLDEADEILTGGLKDQIYDIIQLLPSKIQFGVFCTTMSHEALELCRKCMYEPMKVIVPKDEELQSISIRQFYVKVEKEESKFDKLCDIFRTMPVTQCIIFVNARRKVKSLTEKMRGRDYTVSTSHGGMDQQAREVAIQDLSSGSSCVLITTDLRGADGLEVPVVINYDLPTQPVQYLRHVQRSGQPRGKGVTISFVTRADYRVLSDIQRFCNAPVAELPSNTANLQ, from the exons ATGACCACACG GCCAACTCAAATTTGTGAGGAATTCAACACATACAATGAGATCTACGACAGTTTCACTAAAATGGGCCTTCGAGAAAATCTGCTGAAGGGAATATATGCATATG GTCTGGAGAAGCCTTCTGCCGTGCATCAACGAGGAATTGTCCCGTTGTGTAAGGGTCTGGATGTTATTCAGCAGTCGCTGTATGGAACAACTGTGACACTTGCCTGTGGAGTTCTGCAGCGACTCGATTATGGATCTGCGGAATGCCAAGCGTTGGTCCTTGTACCAACACGTGACTTAGCACAGGAGACTGAGAAAGTTATTGGAGCACTTGGTCAGTGGCTAGGTGTCAAAGCTCATGCTTGTTTTGGAGGAACTAGCGTTCGTGGGGACAATCAATTTTTGTCGAGCAGCGTTCAAGTCATCGTCGCTACGCCTGGTCGTGTTCTTGACATGCTGAGAAGGCGAGCACTCTGTCCAGATAACATTAGAATGTTTGTCTTGGATGAAGCAGATGAAATACTCACAGGAGGTTTGAAGGACCAG ATCTATGATATTATCCAGCTTCTCCCAAGCAAAATCCAGTTTGGAGTATTCTGTACCACCATGTCCCATGAAGCTCTCGAGCTTTGCCGGAAGTGCATGTATGAGCCTATGAAGGTCATTGTGCCGAAAGATGAAGAACTTCAGAGTATTAGCATTAGGcagttctatgttaaagttgagaaGGAAGAATCAAAGTTTGATAAATTGTGTGACATTTTTCGCACCATGCCGGTCACACAATGCATCATCTTTGTCAACGCACGTCGGAAGGTCAAATCACTGACTGAGAAGATGAGAGGCAGGGATTACACTGTCTCAACAAGCCACGGTGGTATGGACCAGCAGGCAAGAGAAGTTGCCATCCAGGATCTCAGTTCTGGATCCTCTTGTGTTCTCATTACCACTGACCTTCGTGGCGCTGACGGATTGGAGGTCCCTGTGGTCATCAACTATGACCTGCCGACACAACCGGTGCAATACCTTCGTCATGTGCAACGAAGCGGACAACCCAGAGGGAAGGGTGTCACCATCAGCTTTGTTACTCGCGCTGATTACCGTGTTCTGTCCGACATCCAAAGGTTCTGCAACGCTCCGGTAGCGGAGCTACCCTCAAACACCGCAAACCTCCAGTGA